One genomic window of Pseudomonas sp. LFM046 includes the following:
- a CDS encoding lysophospholipid acyltransferase family protein: MAKSTRFYFRVARLLAVISLGLLLAVWVGLLERMGRGELMATRQRLTRWFLARLAAALPFRVSLTGRVPERPMLWVSNHVSWTDIPLLGAVAPLSFLSKSEVRAWPVAGWLAHKAGTLFIRRGSGDSGLVGQQLARHLGDGRHLLIFPEGTTTDGSLLKTFHSRLLTSAVETEVPVQPVAIRYLRDGQRDEIAPFIGEDDLLSHLVRLLRSDLAEVEIHLLEPIASHGLSRTVLSQQAKSAVHAALFGEEDEALAA, encoded by the coding sequence ATGGCGAAGTCCACACGCTTCTACTTTCGTGTTGCCCGCCTGCTGGCGGTGATCAGCCTCGGCCTGCTGCTCGCCGTGTGGGTCGGTCTGCTGGAGCGCATGGGACGGGGTGAGCTGATGGCGACCCGTCAGCGCCTGACCCGCTGGTTCCTCGCGCGTCTGGCCGCTGCACTGCCATTCCGCGTCAGCCTGACCGGGCGTGTGCCCGAGCGGCCGATGCTGTGGGTCAGCAACCATGTGTCCTGGACCGATATCCCGCTGCTGGGCGCCGTGGCGCCGCTGTCCTTCCTGTCCAAGTCCGAGGTGCGTGCCTGGCCGGTGGCCGGCTGGCTGGCTCACAAGGCCGGCACGCTGTTCATCCGTCGGGGTTCGGGGGATAGCGGTCTGGTGGGCCAGCAGCTCGCCCGTCATCTGGGCGATGGCCGTCACCTGCTGATCTTCCCGGAAGGCACCACCACCGACGGCAGCCTGCTGAAGACCTTCCACAGCCGCCTGCTCACCAGCGCGGTGGAAACCGAAGTACCGGTGCAGCCTGTGGCCATCCGCTACCTGCGAGACGGCCAGCGGGACGAGATTGCGCCCTTCATCGGCGAAGATGACCTGCTCTCGCATCTGGTCCGTCTGCTGCGCAGCGACCTGGCCGAGGTGGAAATTCACTTGCTGGAGCCCATCGCCAGCCACGGCCTGAGCCGCACCGTGCTGAGCCAACAAGCGAAGAGCGCCGTACACGCGGCACTCTTCGGCGAGGAAGACGAAGCGCTGGCAGCCTGA
- the olsB gene encoding L-ornithine N(alpha)-acyltransferase, producing the protein MTQIAMTRDSVAPNGKSPRRLQAERLEGIAALREAQALRFRVFSAEFDAKLQGAEFGLDMDDYDPHCQHIGVRDLDSGELVATTRLLDHQAARDLGRFYSEEEFSLHGLGDLQGPVLEIGRTCVDPAYRNGATIAVLWGELAEVLNQGGYRYLMGCASIPMQDGGVQAQAIMQRLRERYLCTEHLRAEPKNPLPAMEVPGNVIAEMPPLLKAYMRLGAKICGEPCWDPDFQVADVFILLKRDELCPRYARHFKAAV; encoded by the coding sequence ATGACCCAGATCGCCATGACCCGCGACAGTGTCGCACCCAACGGGAAAAGCCCTCGCCGCCTGCAGGCCGAGCGCCTGGAAGGCATTGCTGCCCTGCGTGAAGCGCAGGCTTTGCGTTTTCGCGTATTCAGCGCCGAGTTCGATGCCAAGCTGCAAGGCGCCGAGTTCGGCCTCGATATGGATGACTACGATCCGCACTGCCAGCACATCGGTGTGCGTGATCTGGACAGCGGCGAACTGGTAGCCACCACTCGCCTGCTGGACCACCAGGCCGCTCGTGACCTGGGCCGCTTCTACAGCGAAGAGGAATTCAGCCTCCACGGCCTCGGCGACCTGCAGGGCCCGGTGCTGGAAATCGGCCGCACCTGCGTCGATCCCGCCTACCGCAATGGCGCCACCATCGCCGTGCTCTGGGGCGAGCTGGCCGAAGTGTTGAACCAGGGCGGCTACCGCTACCTGATGGGCTGCGCCAGCATCCCCATGCAGGACGGTGGCGTCCAGGCCCAGGCCATCATGCAGCGCCTGCGTGAGCGTTACCTGTGCACCGAGCACCTGCGCGCCGAACCGAAGAACCCGCTGCCTGCCATGGAAGTTCCGGGCAACGTGATCGCCGAGATGCCGCCGCTGCTCAAGGCCTACATGCGCCTGGGCGCGAAGATTTGCGGTGAGCCCTGCTGGGACCCGGATTTCCAGGTGGCCGACGTGTTCATCCTGCTCAAGCGCGACGAACTCTGCCCGCGTTACGCCCGCCACTTCAAGGCTGCGGTCTGA
- a CDS encoding universal stress protein: protein MNAIMLATDLSNRSDRALRRAARLVRQFDCPWIVLHVVDEDQPQLRVELEVEQVRRYLQEQMGFFTELAGRQPEIWVEVGDPARHIADCTRWGDVDLLIVGSHRKNPLRDIFVGTTLERLVRTIHMPVLLVNRAAEDDYRAPLLALDCSLASAQAVRTAHELGLLPKTGAMALHAFDPLGGAMLLAASAGGGSMTGDYAAAERRRATAALDEFLQQEELAPLVDQRLIEEGQPTTALRRVLEREPIDLLVMGTRGLTGMKRVLIGSVADAAMRELDCDILTVPPIRWPQKGEV from the coding sequence ATGAACGCGATAATGCTGGCGACCGACCTGTCCAACCGTTCCGACCGCGCGCTGCGTCGCGCCGCCCGGCTGGTCCGGCAATTCGACTGTCCCTGGATCGTTCTTCACGTAGTGGATGAGGACCAGCCGCAACTGCGGGTGGAACTGGAAGTCGAGCAGGTGCGCCGCTACCTCCAGGAGCAGATGGGCTTCTTCACCGAACTGGCCGGCCGACAGCCGGAAATCTGGGTGGAAGTGGGCGATCCGGCCAGGCACATCGCCGACTGTACCCGCTGGGGCGACGTGGACCTGCTGATCGTGGGCAGCCATCGCAAGAATCCCCTGCGGGACATCTTCGTCGGCACCACCCTGGAACGCCTGGTGCGCACCATCCATATGCCGGTGCTGTTGGTGAACAGGGCGGCTGAAGATGACTACCGGGCGCCCTTGCTGGCCCTGGACTGCTCCCTCGCCTCCGCCCAGGCCGTGCGCACGGCTCATGAGCTGGGCCTGCTGCCGAAGACAGGCGCCATGGCGCTGCATGCGTTCGACCCGCTGGGCGGCGCCATGCTGCTGGCGGCAAGCGCCGGGGGCGGGTCGATGACGGGCGACTATGCCGCCGCCGAACGCCGCCGGGCCACGGCAGCGCTGGACGAATTCCTGCAGCAGGAGGAGCTGGCTCCCCTGGTCGACCAGCGTCTGATCGAGGAAGGCCAACCCACTACCGCCCTGCGGCGGGTGCTGGAGCGTGAACCCATCGACCTGCTGGTGATGGGCACACGCGGCCTCACGGGGATGAAGCGGGTCCTGATCGGTAGCGTGGCGGATGCCGCCATGCGCGAACTGGACTGCGACATCCTAACGGTGCCGCCGATTCGCTGGCCACAGAAGGGCGAAGTGTGA
- a CDS encoding citrate-proton symporter yields MHATQSGTSRARQVTAAVIGNALEWYDFIVYGFLSSIIARLFFPADSEYASLLMSLATFGVGFFMRPVGGVLLGLYADRKGRKAAMQLIILLMTLSIALIAFAPDYAAIGIGAPVLIVVARMLQGFATGGEYASATAFLVESAPADHRGLYGAWQLFGQCLAVFAGAGMGALVTSTLSSEALDSWGWRLPFILGLLIGPVGLWMRRHMEETEAFLDARQEHQGESFSLLQVLRQHRRAVLVTMGSSISGTVAFYVVLVNMPTFAHKQLGLPLDQVFMVQMLAVALMTLIIPLAGALSDRIGRRPVLFGGTLAFFLLIYPLFSWVAQAPSVERLLAMQLLLCAAIGVSYGPVPTAVAEQFPTRVRSTGLALAYNVAVMLFGGFAPFIVTWLTQVGGTPVAPAWYVLVASLIGLVATCFLREGAPAALERRPLLAPSARSL; encoded by the coding sequence ATGCACGCTACCCAGAGCGGAACCTCGCGCGCCCGTCAGGTGACCGCCGCTGTCATCGGCAATGCCCTCGAGTGGTACGACTTCATCGTCTACGGATTCCTGTCGAGCATCATCGCCCGACTATTCTTCCCCGCCGACAGCGAGTACGCCTCGCTGCTGATGTCCCTGGCCACCTTCGGCGTCGGCTTCTTCATGCGCCCGGTGGGCGGCGTGCTGCTCGGTCTGTACGCCGATCGCAAGGGCCGCAAGGCAGCCATGCAACTGATCATCCTGCTGATGACCCTGTCCATCGCCCTGATCGCCTTCGCCCCCGACTACGCCGCCATCGGCATCGGCGCACCGGTGCTGATCGTGGTCGCACGCATGCTCCAGGGCTTCGCCACCGGTGGCGAATACGCCAGCGCCACCGCCTTCCTGGTGGAAAGCGCACCGGCCGACCACCGTGGCCTCTACGGCGCCTGGCAGTTGTTCGGCCAGTGCCTGGCGGTATTCGCCGGTGCCGGCATGGGCGCCCTGGTGACCTCCACGCTGTCCTCGGAAGCGCTGGACAGCTGGGGCTGGCGCCTGCCCTTCATCCTCGGCCTGCTGATCGGTCCGGTAGGCCTGTGGATGCGCCGCCACATGGAAGAGACGGAAGCCTTCCTCGACGCCCGCCAGGAGCACCAGGGCGAGTCGTTCAGCCTGTTGCAGGTGCTGCGCCAGCACCGCCGCGCCGTGCTGGTGACCATGGGCAGCTCCATCAGCGGCACCGTGGCCTTCTACGTGGTGCTGGTGAACATGCCGACCTTCGCCCACAAGCAACTCGGCCTGCCGCTCGACCAGGTGTTCATGGTGCAGATGCTGGCGGTGGCGCTGATGACCCTGATCATCCCCCTGGCGGGCGCCCTGTCCGACCGCATCGGCCGGCGCCCGGTGCTGTTCGGTGGCACCCTGGCCTTCTTCCTGCTGATCTACCCGCTGTTCTCCTGGGTCGCCCAAGCCCCCAGCGTGGAGCGGCTTCTGGCGATGCAACTGCTGCTCTGCGCCGCGATTGGCGTGTCCTACGGCCCGGTGCCCACCGCTGTCGCCGAGCAGTTCCCCACCCGCGTGCGCTCCACCGGCCTGGCCCTGGCCTACAACGTGGCGGTGATGCTGTTCGGCGGCTTCGCCCCCTTCATCGTGACCTGGCTCACCCAGGTAGGCGGTACACCGGTGGCCCCGGCCTGGTACGTACTCGTGGCCTCGCTGATCGGCCTGGTCGCCACCTGCTTCCTGCGCGAAGGCGCGCCCGCCGCCCTGGAACGCCGCCCCCTTCTCGCCCCCTCTGCGCGGAGCCTGTGA
- a CDS encoding helix-turn-helix domain-containing protein, translating into MHRRDEGGTVRSVKRALAIVELLGEHRELGLEELHYLTGLPKATVSRLLHTLLEQGWLYRGLCDRRYRLSSRRLFGDPRQRFSRHLVEQAAPLMQQLSERTGLVADLSFFDGDDLHVMESAIPEVLRKRYPSNRLVIGLQASLFHSAMGKACLGELDSSEVLRLALHHRLSGDELLRIHEQANTQGFGERTEGSWEYAVRLPFLIRAVALPVRSQDRLVGSIALHWPRDTYSVASVQQRHLGSLAETISQLQLSLG; encoded by the coding sequence ATGCACCGCAGAGATGAAGGCGGCACCGTGCGGTCGGTGAAGCGCGCACTGGCGATCGTCGAACTGCTCGGCGAACACCGGGAACTGGGGCTGGAGGAACTGCATTACCTCACCGGCCTGCCCAAGGCCACTGTCTCGCGCCTGCTGCATACGCTGTTGGAACAGGGCTGGCTCTACCGTGGCCTGTGCGACCGGCGCTACCGCCTCAGCTCCCGGAGACTGTTCGGCGATCCGCGTCAGCGCTTCAGCCGCCACCTGGTGGAACAGGCCGCACCGCTGATGCAGCAGCTCAGCGAACGTACTGGCCTGGTGGCGGACCTGTCGTTCTTCGACGGCGACGACCTGCATGTGATGGAAAGCGCGATTCCCGAAGTACTGCGCAAGCGCTACCCGTCCAACCGCCTGGTGATCGGGCTGCAGGCCAGCCTGTTTCACTCGGCCATGGGCAAGGCCTGCCTGGGCGAGCTGGACAGTTCGGAAGTGCTGCGCCTGGCCCTGCACCACCGGCTCAGCGGCGACGAGCTGCTGCGCATTCACGAGCAGGCCAACACCCAGGGCTTCGGCGAACGCACCGAGGGCAGCTGGGAGTACGCGGTGCGCCTGCCGTTCCTGATCCGCGCCGTGGCGCTGCCGGTGCGCAGCCAGGACCGCCTGGTGGGCAGCATCGCGCTGCACTGGCCACGGGACACCTACAGCGTGGCAAGCGTGCAGCAACGCCACCTGGGCAGCCTGGCGGAAACCATCAGCCAGTTGCAGCTCAGCCTCGGCTGA
- a CDS encoding serine hydrolase: protein MPTPLLRPLGLALCLAAGLARAETWPAADWQQGTAPSGGAVQAFESYAFPQRDDASRTGVRSDAVVVIRDGELIYERYAGPTRAETPHLTWSVSKSLLATVLGVAYGEGRFKLDEPVARYYPAFAGHPNVHLDHLMHWASGLAWQEDYEYAPLKSSVVAMLYTRGRGDMAAFAAEHPLDAVPGKRFRYSSGDSNVLSAALRGMVGEEAYGNYPWSALFEPLGIHSAVWETDAAGTYVGSSYSYLTARDLARVGLLMQRGGRWGERHLVPSDWVAFNRKPFADYQPDPAKPGDAVPGGHWWLNTQLQGAARPWPDAPEDAFAALGHWGQALYVLPSQKLVIVRYADDRDGSYHHNDFLKLALAAFAPEVKP, encoded by the coding sequence ATGCCCACCCCCCTGCTCCGCCCGCTGGGCCTGGCGCTATGCCTCGCCGCCGGCCTGGCCCGCGCAGAAACCTGGCCCGCCGCTGACTGGCAGCAGGGCACCGCCCCCAGCGGCGGCGCCGTCCAGGCCTTCGAGTCCTACGCCTTTCCCCAGCGCGACGATGCCAGCCGCACGGGTGTTCGCAGCGACGCAGTGGTGGTGATCCGCGATGGCGAGCTCATCTACGAACGTTACGCCGGCCCCACCCGCGCCGAGACGCCGCACCTCACCTGGTCGGTGAGCAAGAGCCTGCTGGCCACCGTCCTCGGCGTTGCCTACGGCGAAGGCCGCTTCAAGCTGGACGAGCCGGTGGCGCGCTACTACCCGGCCTTCGCGGGTCATCCCAATGTCCACCTGGACCACCTGATGCACTGGGCATCGGGCCTCGCCTGGCAGGAAGACTACGAATACGCGCCGCTGAAATCCTCGGTGGTGGCCATGCTCTACACCCGTGGCCGTGGCGACATGGCCGCCTTCGCCGCCGAACACCCGCTGGATGCCGTGCCCGGCAAGCGCTTCCGCTACTCCAGCGGCGACAGCAACGTGCTCTCCGCCGCCCTGCGCGGCATGGTGGGCGAAGAGGCCTACGGGAATTACCCCTGGAGCGCCTTGTTCGAGCCCCTGGGTATTCACTCGGCGGTCTGGGAAACCGACGCCGCCGGCACCTATGTCGGCTCCTCCTACAGCTACCTCACCGCCCGCGACCTGGCCCGCGTCGGCCTGCTGATGCAGCGGGGCGGCCGCTGGGGCGAGCGCCATCTGGTCCCGTCGGATTGGGTGGCGTTCAACCGCAAGCCCTTCGCCGACTACCAACCCGACCCGGCCAAGCCGGGTGACGCCGTACCCGGTGGCCACTGGTGGCTGAACACCCAGCTGCAAGGCGCCGCCAGACCCTGGCCGGACGCCCCGGAAGATGCCTTTGCCGCGCTCGGCCACTGGGGCCAGGCCCTTTATGTACTGCCCAGCCAGAAACTGGTCATCGTGCGCTACGCCGATGACCGCGACGGCAGCTACCACCACAACGACTTCCTCAAACTGGCCCTGGCCGCCTTCGCCCCGGAGGTAAAGCCATGA
- a CDS encoding OprD family outer membrane porin, giving the protein MTGISNADGFIDNSTTSLRYSQFYWKENNGDGVGPTRDEWVQGTQFSFNSGWYRNVLGLDYSYGLADDLNVGDVATSISNLEPDGSVQSPHGLAKPIEAYLRGRLKGDAGELVLGGGKKIRRYAQYYDDTSRILPAATLGLDLDYRVDGLNLRYSRIQGFSPRNENGWSDDLTNFRGEKIDKLQLFALGYQLPSNTRLLVEYAESDQYLRAASVKLEQGIDLGAGRSIELYATHGIQQDAGDLFEHNGVPGLYAAESSHDARYMDLSAKYRTADYYAGMTYNKVRGDDFDRLFFSKDHGAWNSSAKLFYFFGLEDEEMFKLVGGSNFSTIGLPQLRLDVHYAFSNHAAGYDGFSRREFQSLLQYNFTGPLKGLSLIWLHNEFHTKGQPDGIERTTTSRGPAGIITHNAERLYLNYLYTF; this is encoded by the coding sequence TTGACCGGAATTAGCAACGCCGACGGCTTCATCGATAACAGCACCACATCATTGCGTTACAGCCAGTTCTACTGGAAGGAAAACAATGGCGACGGCGTGGGGCCCACCCGTGACGAATGGGTCCAAGGTACCCAGTTCAGTTTCAACTCCGGCTGGTATCGCAACGTGCTAGGCCTGGACTACAGCTACGGACTGGCCGACGACCTGAACGTCGGCGACGTCGCCACCAGCATCAGCAACCTGGAGCCGGACGGTTCGGTGCAGTCGCCCCACGGCCTGGCCAAGCCCATCGAAGCCTACCTGCGCGGTCGTCTGAAGGGCGACGCAGGCGAACTGGTGCTGGGCGGTGGCAAGAAGATTCGCCGCTATGCCCAGTACTACGACGACACCAGCCGCATCCTTCCCGCCGCCACCCTGGGCCTGGACCTGGACTACCGCGTGGACGGCCTCAACCTGCGCTACAGCCGCATCCAAGGCTTCAGCCCACGCAACGAGAACGGTTGGAGCGACGACCTGACCAACTTCCGTGGCGAGAAGATCGACAAGCTGCAGCTCTTCGCCCTGGGCTACCAACTGCCCTCGAACACTCGCCTGTTGGTCGAATACGCCGAGTCCGACCAGTACCTGCGCGCCGCCTCCGTCAAGCTGGAGCAGGGCATCGACCTGGGTGCCGGCCGCTCCATCGAGCTCTACGCCACCCACGGCATCCAACAGGATGCCGGCGACCTTTTCGAACACAATGGCGTACCCGGACTTTATGCTGCGGAAAGTTCCCACGATGCACGTTATATGGATCTTTCAGCCAAATACAGGACGGCCGACTATTACGCAGGCATGACCTATAACAAGGTCCGCGGCGACGACTTCGACAGGCTATTCTTCAGCAAGGATCACGGCGCCTGGAACAGTAGCGCAAAGTTGTTCTACTTCTTCGGCCTCGAAGATGAAGAGATGTTCAAGCTGGTGGGCGGCAGCAACTTCTCCACCATCGGACTTCCGCAATTGCGATTGGATGTCCATTACGCCTTTTCCAACCATGCTGCCGGATATGACGGCTTCTCCCGCCGGGAATTCCAGAGCCTGCTCCAGTACAACTTCACCGGGCCGCTGAAAGGCCTGAGCCTGATCTGGCTACACAACGAATTCCACACCAAGGGCCAGCCCGACGGCATCGAACGCACCACCACCTCCCGGGGGCCGGCGGGCATCATCACCCACAACGCCGAGCGGCTTTACCTGAACTACCTCTACACCTTCTGA
- a CDS encoding acyl-CoA dehydrogenase family protein: MPWQRVFEASTHLPSSQSLDDWYGALLNRLGDVTPFELAVLGGKLSPTPGLAFLAGYQGALRLLWPSAPLSLGALCVTENRSVRPADMQTRLTGLSLSGRKDFVTAGNAADWLLVAAREEPEGQSPRLALTVVRNGDPGVRVENLKPLPLMPDVPHARLHLEGAHCERLAGDGWDAYVKPFRSIEDLHVLAALGAWLYGVGRDCAWPQALQLRLLGLLTGAAEVSRQCATAPAMHLLLAALFAEFKALKPELDAAFAAGPAQWAGLWQRDQGVLEIAGGPRAKRLEKARAAFGL, from the coding sequence ATGCCCTGGCAACGCGTGTTCGAAGCCTCCACTCACCTGCCTTCCAGCCAATCACTGGATGACTGGTACGGGGCCCTGCTGAACCGTCTGGGGGACGTCACGCCCTTCGAGCTCGCGGTGCTCGGCGGCAAGCTGTCCCCCACGCCGGGGCTGGCCTTCCTCGCCGGCTACCAGGGCGCCCTGCGCCTGCTTTGGCCCTCGGCGCCGCTGAGCCTCGGAGCGCTGTGCGTCACCGAAAACCGCAGTGTGCGGCCGGCGGACATGCAGACCCGGCTCACCGGCCTGAGCCTCAGTGGACGCAAGGATTTCGTCACCGCCGGCAATGCCGCCGACTGGCTGCTGGTGGCCGCCCGTGAGGAGCCTGAAGGACAGTCGCCGCGCCTGGCCCTGACCGTGGTGCGCAATGGCGACCCGGGCGTGCGCGTCGAAAACCTCAAGCCGCTGCCGCTGATGCCCGACGTTCCCCACGCCCGCCTGCATCTGGAAGGCGCCCATTGCGAGCGCCTGGCCGGCGATGGCTGGGATGCCTATGTGAAACCCTTCCGCAGCATCGAGGACCTTCATGTCCTCGCCGCCCTGGGCGCCTGGCTCTACGGCGTGGGTCGTGACTGCGCCTGGCCACAGGCCCTGCAACTGCGCCTGCTGGGCCTGCTCACCGGTGCCGCCGAAGTCTCCCGGCAGTGCGCCACGGCGCCGGCCATGCACCTGCTGCTGGCAGCGCTCTTCGCCGAGTTCAAGGCCCTCAAACCGGAACTGGACGCGGCCTTCGCCGCCGGTCCGGCGCAATGGGCCGGTCTCTGGCAGCGCGACCAGGGCGTGCTGGAAATCGCCGGCGGCCCCCGCGCCAAGCGACTGGAAAAGGCCCGGGCCGCCTTCGGCCTGTGA
- a CDS encoding M20 aminoacylase family protein: MARYAHIQAWLDDIATDLRALRQDIHAHPELGFEEQRTAALVARLLSEWGYEVHTGIGQTGVVGVLRNGHAERTLGLRADMDALPIIETTGLTYSSCHSGRMHACGHDGHTAMLLGAARYLAATRNFQGTLNLIFQPAEEGQGGAEAMLADGLLERFPCEALYAMHNMPGLEAGHLSFREGALMASQDLLEVVIEGVGGHGSMPHLAVAPLVAASSAVMALQTVVGRNVDPQQAAVVTVGALQAGEAANVIPQSALLRLSLRALDAQVREQVLERVQAIIHSQAESYGCRASIDHRPAYPVLVNSPAETAFARSVAEVLAGADQVLDATKVMGSEDFAWMLQRCPGSYLFIGNGSGANRPMVHNPAYDFNDDILVRGAAYWAALTEAWLQAPPADSLARTTAA, encoded by the coding sequence ATGGCCCGTTACGCACACATCCAGGCCTGGCTCGACGACATCGCCACTGATCTAAGGGCGCTGCGCCAGGACATCCACGCCCACCCCGAACTCGGCTTCGAAGAACAGCGCACTGCCGCCCTGGTGGCCCGCCTGCTCAGCGAATGGGGTTACGAGGTCCACACCGGCATCGGCCAGACCGGCGTGGTCGGCGTGCTGCGCAACGGCCACGCCGAGCGCACCCTGGGCCTGCGCGCCGACATGGACGCGCTGCCCATCATCGAAACCACGGGCCTCACCTACAGCAGCTGCCACTCAGGGCGCATGCATGCCTGCGGCCACGACGGCCATACCGCGATGCTGCTGGGAGCGGCGCGCTACCTGGCGGCCACCCGCAACTTCCAGGGCACCCTCAACCTGATCTTCCAACCGGCCGAAGAGGGCCAGGGCGGCGCAGAAGCCATGCTGGCCGACGGATTGCTGGAGCGCTTCCCCTGCGAAGCCCTGTACGCCATGCACAACATGCCCGGCCTGGAGGCTGGCCACCTGAGCTTCCGCGAAGGTGCCCTGATGGCCTCCCAGGACCTGCTGGAAGTCGTGATCGAAGGCGTCGGCGGCCACGGCTCCATGCCGCACCTGGCCGTCGCCCCACTGGTGGCCGCCTCCAGCGCCGTAATGGCGCTGCAGACCGTGGTCGGGCGCAACGTCGACCCGCAGCAGGCGGCGGTGGTCACCGTCGGTGCCCTGCAGGCCGGCGAGGCAGCCAACGTGATCCCCCAGAGCGCGCTGCTGCGCCTCAGCCTGCGCGCCCTCGACGCCCAGGTGCGCGAGCAGGTGCTGGAACGGGTGCAGGCGATCATCCACAGCCAGGCCGAGAGCTACGGCTGCCGCGCCAGCATCGACCACCGCCCGGCCTACCCGGTGCTGGTCAACAGCCCCGCCGAAACCGCCTTCGCCCGCAGTGTGGCCGAAGTGCTGGCCGGCGCCGACCAGGTGCTGGACGCCACTAAGGTAATGGGCAGCGAAGACTTCGCCTGGATGCTCCAGCGCTGCCCCGGCAGCTACCTCTTCATCGGCAACGGCAGCGGTGCCAATCGACCGATGGTCCACAACCCCGCATACGACTTCAACGACGACATCCTGGTGCGCGGCGCCGCGTACTGGGCCGCGCTGACGGAGGCCTGGCTCCAGGCGCCGCCGGCCGATTCCCTGGCTCGTACCACTGCCGCCTGA
- a CDS encoding MBL fold metallo-hydrolase, translating to MRRDPIVLFDNGTHQCLMFDDLVSGDGVQSNQFLITDNEQYLLLDPGGDLTYTPLSLELSKHIPVQDLTYIFASHQDPDIIASLDKWLLHTRAKVICSKLWARFLPHLTANYLAISHGISTYDRIIALPDRGDSITLGRCKLKAVPAHFLHSVGNFQIYDPVSRILFSGDMGASLVEDATPVRDFVNHVPNMEGFHRRYMASNKICRLWANMVRGMDVEMIVPQHGRPFVGKEMISAFLYWIENLECGIDLLGADDYRLPR from the coding sequence ATGCGTCGCGATCCCATCGTGCTGTTCGACAACGGCACCCACCAATGCCTGATGTTCGACGACCTGGTGAGCGGCGACGGCGTCCAGTCCAACCAGTTCCTCATCACCGACAACGAGCAGTACCTGCTGCTGGACCCGGGCGGCGACCTCACCTACACGCCGCTGTCCCTGGAACTGTCCAAGCACATTCCGGTGCAGGACCTGACCTACATCTTCGCCTCCCACCAGGACCCGGACATCATCGCCTCCCTGGACAAATGGCTGCTGCACACCCGCGCCAAGGTGATCTGCTCCAAGCTCTGGGCACGCTTCCTGCCGCACCTGACCGCCAACTACCTGGCCATCAGCCACGGCATCTCCACCTACGACCGCATCATCGCCCTGCCCGACCGTGGCGACTCCATCACCCTCGGCCGCTGCAAACTGAAAGCGGTGCCGGCGCACTTCCTCCATTCGGTGGGCAACTTCCAGATCTACGACCCGGTGAGCCGCATCCTCTTCTCCGGCGACATGGGCGCCTCCCTGGTGGAAGACGCCACGCCTGTGCGCGACTTCGTCAACCACGTGCCGAACATGGAAGGCTTCCACCGCCGCTACATGGCCAGCAACAAGATCTGCCGCCTGTGGGCCAACATGGTTCGGGGCATGGACGTGGAAATGATCGTGCCGCAGCATGGCCGCCCCTTCGTCGGCAAGGAAATGATCAGCGCCTTCCTCTACTGGATCGAGAACCTGGAATGCGGCATCGACCTGCTCGGCGCGGACGACTACCGGCTGCCTCGCTGA